GTAACTCGGTCTGCACCGCGTTTTGTACGGGTAAAGACAAGCATCGGTTGGGGTATTTCTTTCGCAAGTTTTTCCAGTAAGTCAATTTTATGAATTTGATCAACGTATTGAACACTTTGGTTTACAGTATCAACTGTAGATGATACTGGTGCGACTGAAACTTGAACTGGATTGCTAAGCAAACGATCAACTATTTCTGTTACTTCTTTAGGCATGGTTGCGGAAAAGAAGAGGGTTTGTTTTTGTGCAGGAAGGCTCTTTAAGATTTTTCTAATATCGTGAATAAATCCCATATCAAGCATGCGATCTGCTTCATCAAGGATAAAGATTTCTAAGTGTGATAAATCAATGTATCCTTGGTTCATTAAGTCAATAAGACGGCCTGGTGTCGCAACTAAAATATCAATGCCACTTCGAAGTGCATTAACTTGCCGACCTTGATTTACACCACCAAAGACTACGGTTGATCGTAAAGGTAAGTAGCGTCCATAAACTCTAAAGCTATCGTTGACTTGAACACCCAGTTCACGGGTTGGTGTGAGTACAAGTGCCCGTATTTTACGGTTTTTTCCATGCTGCAATCGTTTCGCAAGTCGTTGAAGTGTTGGCACAGCAAAAGCACAGGTTTTACCGGTTCCTGTTTGTGCTAAGCCTAGGACATCACGTCCTTCTAAAGCTGCAGGTATTGTTTTCTCTTGGATGGGTGTTGGGGTTTCATACCCTTCTTCATCCAAAGCTTCTGTTATTTCTGGGATGATACCCAAATCATAAAATTCCATATTTTATATCCTCTTTTGTATGTGATAACCTTTTGATTGTCACAACCAAAAGAAAAGAGTGGTGCCACTCTTATTCACTTAATCCTTATATTTTTTAAATGAATGTATCTACCTTTGCTATAATACGTTATAAACCATCAAAAGTAAATAAGAATCTCTCAATGGGGACCGACTTCCGCGATGTACATTCATAAAAGAGAGCCGTGCGGTTTCTTGAAACAGCGAAAATCTATGGGATGTAAGCTGATGTTTTGATCGCGTAGTGTTAAGCTACACTACGCGATCATCTCTTTGCATTTCGTTTCGTATAATCTTCTTGAATCACTTGATTCCAATCTTCCATAATCATCTGTTTGCTTCGAACCGTTTTGAGAGCATGACTGATGGCTTTGTAATTGAGTTGTATCCCTTCACAATCTACATTATAATTTTGCGCACGATTGGCAGGTATTCCATAGTGTTTCGCAGTTTGAACAGCATCAATGTTTGCTCCTAAGAAGATAAATTCCCATCCAAACTCCTTTTTTTGTATTTCGATTCGCCTTTTTATGTCATCAGAGGTATACTGACTGCTTGAATTCTCATAACCATCCGTTATGATTACAAAGACGACATTGTCACTTTGAAACGCAGCTTTTGTGTTTTTGGTGACATTCATGATTTTATCGATAGACCACCCAATAGCATCAATAAGCGCTGTAGATCCTCCTACTTGGTAATCAAAAAGTGTAAGTGGTTTAACCGTCTTGATGTTTTGACGGTCATGGATGAGTTCGTGCGTGTGATTGAAAAGAAGGGTTGTCAGGATGCATTCGCCCTCACCTTCCAATTGATCATGAAGCATGGCATTATAGCCACCTAATGTATCGGATTCTAATCCTCCCATTGATCCACTTTTGTCAATGATAAAGACTAGTTCTGTATGTTTTTGTTCCATATGTTTTAGCCTCCTTATGGTGTTTACACCTTAAGGATAACCCTAAGTATGATAGATGGGGTCGCTTCATAAGCGACATCGTATCTTAGCGTCCAAGTAATTGCTGATCATATGAGAAAAGCGCTTCGTTGATTTCATAAATGTCGTAGTTATTGTTGTTGATAAAGAACATTAATATGACATCAAAAAGAAGACTTGATGACAAGGTGTATCCAGCCTTTTCTAAGAGTTCATTGGTTTCATCAAGGTTTAGTTCTAATGCGATGCACAAGGCACAAGCTGTGCGTTTACTTGGCATGTATCCGTTTTTTCGAAGTTTTGAAAATAACTTTCGATCGATATTCGCACGCTTATATACCGTTACATCGTCAAATCCTTTCATGTCAATGGTGCGCATCAGTGTGTCTGAAAAGGATTCATCCAGTTGAGGAATTGTCTGTTTGAGTGATGATTTTCTCAGTTGAACCGTTTCAGACATGAATGCTTGAGTTTCTAATAAATCAGACACATGCTGAGTGTGTATTAAATGTGTGGTAATGTATTCTTGAAGGTCATTGTGCTTGGGATTAAATAGTGTGTCTTTGTCAAATAAAACAAGGATGACATCCATTTCGTGTGTATAAAGGAAGTCTTGGATTGTTGTGGTAGCGACTTTAAGAGCGTCTTCTTTTGGATACCCATAGATGCCACTTGAGATGAGTGGAAAAGCAATGGTAGTACATCCTGCTTCAAGCGCACACGTGAGTGAATTTATATAGCACAATTCCAGCAATCTTTGAGCTTCTATTTTATGATGGTTTTGGTAAATGGGACCTGCAGTGTGAATAATACAGCGCGCATTTAGGTTGAATCCAGGAGTCATTACTGCTTCGCCTGTTTTAATCGGAGCCAGTGCATCACAGGCTTCTTGAAGCTGTTTCACCCCTGCTTTATTAAAGATTGCCCCACAGACACCCCTTCCCATACGTAGGTCTGTATTAGCTGCATTCACGATTGCATCACAGGCTAACTGTGTGATATCGGTTTTAAGAAATGATAAAGGCATTGTTAAGGATTCCTTTCGTGTTTTATTTTCGTCGTTTCTTACGAAGCCTTAATAAATCATCGATAATATTATCGAGTCCTTCGTAGAAACTTTTACTTTCAAGGATTGGAAATGCTGTGAATAAACGGATAACTGTTCTGCTTTTACTGAGTTCATCAATGCGTTTCACAAAGGCTTTTGCAAGCGGTTCATCATCACTTGATTCCGCAATCATCCTGAGTCGATCGATACTGTCTCGAATGTTATCACGATCAAACCATTGATATGCTTCTTGTAATTCATCTAGGTCGGTAAGTGTTGCACGATAGGTTTCAATGCGTTTGTCAATTTTAAGTGCAGCATTGAGTGAATTAAGAGTATCCATAATGAATACCGCGACAAGGACTATAGCACTTGTTTTTTGTATGATGGGTGGCATGAGTTGGATGATGTCTTTGGTAAAGGGATGGACAGCATACACAACAACTAGTCCAAGTACTCCAAATAGAAATGAGTTTCGTAAACAAATTCTCCCCTTTAAATTAAAGGGCCGTTTTGAGTAATCCCACCATCGTGCTTTAAACAGGGTTTCCATTAGCCATCCTGTAAAGTATTCTAAAAGTGAAGTAGATACTACTGCACTTAAAAACACTAAAAACGGGTTTGACATAAAGGGTTTTGTGATAATCACGATAATAACTGAACCAAAGCCATAGATGGGACACCACGGTCCGGATAAAAATCCCCGGTTGACTATTTTTTTTGTTCCAGCCCAACACCACACCGATTCAACAATCCATCCGATTGTACTGAAGAGTGTGAATGTTAGGATCCATTGATAACCATTCATAGTGACTCCTTTTACCTTGTTAATTGTTCTAACTATATCATAGACCATTTTTCAGTGTGTTGCATACCTAAAATTAAAAAGGAATAAGGTACGACACTTATTCCCTATTTTGAAGATGACCCGTTAATCATGCTTGTTTTTTATTTTTGACGATCAAAGTTTATAATTGGTAAGGTGAAAGCCACCTTTTTTATGAAGTGTGGTATTTTGAAGTATCGTTTATTCTTATTGAGTTTTTCTATTTCTTTCATGTCTTCAGGTGATAATTCAAAGTCAAAAATATCAATGTTTGAAATGATATGGCTTGGTGTTTTTGACCCTGGAATCACTATGTGATCAGCTTGTAAATGCCAGCGAAGTAGAATTTGAACATTCGATTTATTGTATTTTTTAGAAAGTTTCGTAAATATCGGCTCATTGATGAGATTTTTATCGCCACTTCCTAATGGATACCATGCTTCAAGAAGGATTCCCTCTTTCTTAAGAAAGTTAATGAATTCTGTTTCTTGTAGATAGGGATGGCATTCGTTTTGAACAAGTACCGGTTTGATTGTTGCGACATGAAGAAGTTTTTTAAGATTGGCTTCTCCAAAGTTGCATACGCCAATCGATTTAACTTTGCCAGAAACTACAGCTTCTTCAAGGGCTTTCCACGCACCCATTATGTCCCCTACTTCTTGGTGTAATAAGAGAAGATCCAAGTAATCTGTATCCAATCGAGAAAGTGTTTTGTCTATTGCGATTTTAGCCTTTTCATAGTTGAAATCAGCGGGCCAAATTTTAGAAGTTAAAAAGATTTCTTTTCGGGGTACTTGTGATTTTTTGAGTGCTCGACCAATGGCTTTCTCATTCAAGTAGACGTTTGCAGTATCAATTAAGCGATACCCATTGTTGAGTGCTACTTCAATACTTTGTTCGACATCAGTTGGTGAAACACGGTATGTTCCCAGTCCAAAAGCTGGAATTTCAAGTCCATTGTTCATCATAATTGCTTCCATGTATTGCTCCTTGTATCCTTGATTCAAGAATTTTCTATAATTCAATACAATCATTATAATCCTTTTTTCGCTATAAGTAACGGTGATATCAAAACTTTGTTTATAAAACAAACCGTGATAATACAGCAATGAGTCATCGTTCCTTATTAGATTGAGTCCCTATATAAACATGTTTTTTGATTTCTTGGATATCATTGTGACTACAAACCATCCCAAGGTATTCAAGACCATAAAGATGTGCGAAGCGTTTGATGGTATATTCGCCTGCTTCAAGCATCCACGGCTCAGGTGCTTCACCTTGAAATACAAAGATAAGTTTTCGACCTTTTAGCGCATCTTTTCGAACGGGTCCATAAAAGCGTTAGAATAGCGTCCGTATTGATCCACAAATGTTGTGCCAGTATACTGGTGAACCAATCACAATTGTATCGGCTTCTTTCATTTTGTTGTATACATCACTAAATTGATCACCGGATAAAGTTTGTCCATAGACACTGATGCGATAATCAGGTAACATCAATGTTTCAAACTCTATATTTTTGAGTAATAAGTGTGTGAGATAATAAGTTTGTCCGTTTTTATTGGGACTGCCATTAATGAATAGTGTTTTCATAAAAGTTCCTTTCCATAGACCACTCTTTCATTTACTTGGAAATGCTATGAGTCATTCATCACATATCGATGTCTCCTACATCCTAAGTAACTTAAATTCACTAAATCATTTAGACTCGATTCGAAGTCACGCATTTATTGGTGATTGATTATAAAAAACAGCTCTAAGTGGGCTGTTTTTTTAGGTGTGATTACTTTGATAGTGTGTGAGTGCTTTAATAAACCGTGATATACCATCCTCTAGTATCGTTTTAGGACAGGCGTAGTTCCATCGAATGAATTGGTCGCCATTTCCCCCAAAGATGTGTCCTGCTGATAAGTAAAGTCCGGTTTCTTT
This DNA window, taken from Erysipelothrix larvae, encodes the following:
- a CDS encoding putative ABC transporter permease → MNGYQWILTFTLFSTIGWIVESVWCWAGTKKIVNRGFLSGPWCPIYGFGSVIIVIITKPFMSNPFLVFLSAVVSTSLLEYFTGWLMETLFKARWWDYSKRPFNLKGRICLRNSFLFGVLGLVVVYAVHPFTKDIIQLMPPIIQKTSAIVLVAVFIMDTLNSLNAALKIDKRIETYRATLTDLDELQEAYQWFDRDNIRDSIDRLRMIAESSDDEPLAKAFVKRIDELSKSRTVIRLFTAFPILESKSFYEGLDNIIDDLLRLRKKRRK
- a CDS encoding aldo/keto reductase, whose product is MEAIMMNNGLEIPAFGLGTYRVSPTDVEQSIEVALNNGYRLIDTANVYLNEKAIGRALKKSQVPRKEIFLTSKIWPADFNYEKAKIAIDKTLSRLDTDYLDLLLLHQEVGDIMGAWKALEEAVVSGKVKSIGVCNFGEANLKKLLHVATIKPVLVQNECHPYLQETEFINFLKKEGILLEAWYPLGSGDKNLINEPIFTKLSKKYNKSNVQILLRWHLQADHIVIPGSKTPSHIISNIDIFDFELSPEDMKEIEKLNKNKRYFKIPHFIKKVAFTLPIINFDRQK
- a CDS encoding DEAD/DEAH box helicase codes for the protein MEFYDLGIIPEITEALDEEGYETPTPIQEKTIPAALEGRDVLGLAQTGTGKTCAFAVPTLQRLAKRLQHGKNRKIRALVLTPTRELGVQVNDSFRVYGRYLPLRSTVVFGGVNQGRQVNALRSGIDILVATPGRLIDLMNQGYIDLSHLEIFILDEADRMLDMGFIHDIRKILKSLPAQKQTLFFSATMPKEVTEIVDRLLSNPVQVSVAPVSSTVDTVNQSVQYVDQIHKIDLLEKLAKEIPQPMLVFTRTKRGADRVTKDLLRRGISAQAIHGNKSQSARQLALDNFKNYDTQVLVATDIAARGIDINELNYVVNFDMPEVPETYVHRIGRTGRAGHSGNSISYVNYREIPLLKDIEKLINKNLTVLENEKYPIEDKSEKPKQKQRVKKAPAQKKPKHNPRSKVSQEHSEKPDRPQRTRKKSDSKSKWEAKPPRDSKSKTTPKKKSRSNAASSKNETWSNKGKSNKNKQSTHGRRNRNYGSKKAK
- a CDS encoding flavodoxin family protein, whose product is MKTLFINGSPNKNGQTYYLTHLLLKNIEFETLMLPDYRISVYGQTLSGDQFSDVYNKMKEADTIVIGSPVYWHNICGSIRTLF
- a CDS encoding macro domain-containing protein, translating into MPLSFLKTDITQLACDAIVNAANTDLRMGRGVCGAIFNKAGVKQLQEACDALAPIKTGEAVMTPGFNLNARCIIHTAGPIYQNHHKIEAQRLLELCYINSLTCALEAGCTTIAFPLISSGIYGYPKEDALKVATTTIQDFLYTHEMDVILVLFDKDTLFNPKHNDLQEYITTHLIHTQHVSDLLETQAFMSETVQLRKSSLKQTIPQLDESFSDTLMRTIDMKGFDDVTVYKRANIDRKLFSKLRKNGYMPSKRTACALCIALELNLDETNELLEKAGYTLSSSLLFDVILMFFINNNNYDIYEINEALFSYDQQLLGR
- a CDS encoding vWA domain-containing protein, producing the protein MEQKHTELVFIIDKSGSMGGLESDTLGGYNAMLHDQLEGEGECILTTLLFNHTHELIHDRQNIKTVKPLTLFDYQVGGSTALIDAIGWSIDKIMNVTKNTKAAFQSDNVVFVIITDGYENSSSQYTSDDIKRRIEIQKKEFGWEFIFLGANIDAVQTAKHYGIPANRAQNYNVDCEGIQLNYKAISHALKTVRSKQMIMEDWNQVIQEDYTKRNAKR